In Arthrobacter sp. StoSoilB5, one genomic interval encodes:
- a CDS encoding NAD-glutamate dehydrogenase domain-containing protein: MPHLTEDQSRKHSRGTRDTTSHLSAVPHGTATNFADWITEWDTTFANEARRSLGTGQADALIRRWISALPLSYRESFTAKDALADFLDIEAGTGAAWEHTLRFYLSETAGQQRLKIISPAELSLGDLVPPFRDMGITIRDERPYRIAPDEHPVAWIYDLGIDGTSQIPVDDSTRDRIEESIRAVWTGATETDAFHGLITTAGLSHRDALLLRAYFRYLRQSGLGFSLERVAHVLSGHGHIAAQLIGYFHGRFAPDAGSTDDRGHGILEDLLETLDDISARDDDKIIRAYLDAMKATVRTNFFQTGPDGELHAYISLKIAAAELGLLPEPRPEHEIWVYAPTVEGIHLRFGSIARGGLRWSDRREDFRTEALDLVKAQVVKNAVIVPTGAKGCFYVKNTGTGDPGTAGREAYRTFINGLLDLTDNVIPGVNGTIIEAPANVVRHDADDPYLVVAADKGTARFSDLANEVAATRGYWLRDAFASGGTVGYDHKAMGITARGAWESVKRHLMEADFPWNSGTIDTVGIGDMSGDVFGNGMLYTDKIALKAAFDHRHIFLDPTPDPAVSYEERSRLFGLERSSWDDYDRGKLSGGGGVFSRQAKLIRISAEAAHALRYEGPVTLTPEDLIRVILKAPATLLFNGGVGTYIKHSLESHADVMDKANDAVRIDADQIRAQIIGEGGNLGVTARGRVQASLSGVRINADAVDNSAGVDCSDHEVNIKILLDAAVAAGDIPAADRAEILRAMTNDVAQAVLANNYEQNFALGTTAAHTSSMTRVYLRAMKFMEDKGRLHRGLDSMPSDEEILRRLDEGQSLARPEICILLAHMKSSLSQEILASDIPDEAWAQQELDDYFPDQLLEMARHHVQAHPLKREIIATSLANRILNHSGVTFVFRLCEETRATEIDAIKAYFISARIWDQPEFFRYMRSLDGKVPASAQERMDRIMRRLLDRSSRWFLKHQTGTLDVTAEVAKYKRPVEKLSAQLQTLLRPGQLQGINDKAAELTNLGVPRNFAEKSAALLYQYPLLDVAEAAANTGIPAAQLATTYFDLFEQIEGSRLLGRIDSLPRNDPWETMARAALREDFYDVLSSASTALAAPQYGRSAQAPNPVVESRLGLITDAIAELTGREPSTNPDFEILTIVLRTLRSMRAAAFAPR; encoded by the coding sequence ATGCCGCACCTGACCGAAGACCAGTCCCGGAAGCACAGCCGCGGAACCCGTGACACCACGTCCCACCTCTCCGCTGTTCCGCACGGCACCGCCACAAACTTCGCCGACTGGATCACAGAGTGGGACACGACGTTTGCGAACGAAGCACGACGCTCACTCGGAACTGGTCAAGCTGACGCCCTGATCCGCCGCTGGATCAGCGCTCTGCCGCTGTCCTATCGTGAGTCGTTCACGGCCAAGGATGCCCTCGCGGATTTCCTGGACATCGAGGCCGGCACAGGTGCGGCATGGGAACACACTCTGCGGTTCTACTTGTCGGAAACGGCCGGGCAGCAGCGCCTGAAAATCATTAGTCCCGCTGAGCTGTCCCTTGGAGATCTGGTCCCTCCGTTCCGGGACATGGGCATCACGATCCGGGACGAACGCCCTTACCGTATCGCCCCCGACGAGCATCCTGTCGCGTGGATCTACGACCTTGGCATTGACGGAACCAGCCAGATACCAGTTGACGATTCAACCCGTGACCGAATCGAAGAATCGATCCGGGCAGTCTGGACAGGGGCGACTGAAACAGATGCCTTCCACGGGCTCATCACCACCGCTGGGCTCTCACACCGTGACGCGCTCTTGCTACGCGCCTACTTCCGCTACCTGCGCCAAAGCGGGCTGGGCTTCTCGCTGGAAAGAGTCGCCCATGTACTGTCCGGACACGGGCACATTGCAGCCCAGCTGATCGGCTACTTTCACGGCCGGTTCGCTCCCGACGCTGGGTCGACCGATGATCGCGGCCACGGAATCCTCGAGGATCTTCTCGAAACCTTGGATGACATCTCCGCCAGGGACGATGACAAGATCATCCGCGCGTACCTGGACGCAATGAAAGCCACCGTCAGGACCAATTTCTTCCAAACAGGCCCCGACGGGGAACTGCATGCCTACATCTCCTTGAAGATCGCTGCAGCCGAACTTGGGCTGCTCCCCGAACCACGACCGGAACACGAAATCTGGGTTTACGCGCCCACCGTTGAAGGTATCCACCTCCGGTTCGGATCCATCGCCCGCGGCGGTCTTCGCTGGAGTGACCGCCGCGAAGATTTCCGCACGGAAGCTCTCGACCTCGTCAAAGCTCAAGTCGTCAAAAACGCCGTCATCGTCCCCACCGGAGCCAAAGGCTGCTTCTACGTCAAAAACACCGGAACGGGGGATCCCGGCACGGCAGGCCGTGAGGCTTACAGGACCTTCATCAACGGACTCCTTGACCTGACCGACAACGTTATTCCAGGCGTGAACGGGACAATCATCGAAGCCCCGGCCAACGTCGTCCGCCACGACGCCGATGACCCCTACCTGGTGGTCGCCGCCGACAAGGGAACGGCCCGATTCTCGGATCTTGCCAACGAGGTAGCGGCAACCCGTGGCTACTGGCTCCGCGATGCCTTCGCCTCCGGCGGCACTGTGGGATACGACCACAAGGCCATGGGCATCACAGCCCGTGGCGCTTGGGAATCGGTCAAGCGGCACCTCATGGAGGCGGATTTCCCTTGGAACTCCGGGACCATCGACACCGTCGGGATCGGTGACATGAGCGGTGACGTGTTCGGCAACGGCATGCTTTACACCGACAAAATCGCACTCAAAGCCGCCTTCGATCACCGCCACATCTTCCTCGACCCCACCCCGGACCCGGCCGTGTCGTACGAGGAACGTTCCCGTCTGTTCGGACTGGAACGCTCCTCCTGGGACGACTACGACCGGGGCAAGCTATCCGGCGGTGGAGGGGTTTTCTCCCGACAAGCCAAGCTCATCCGAATCTCGGCCGAGGCCGCTCATGCCCTGCGCTACGAAGGCCCCGTAACGCTCACGCCTGAAGATCTCATCCGGGTCATCCTCAAAGCCCCGGCAACTCTGCTGTTCAACGGGGGCGTCGGCACGTACATCAAGCACAGCCTCGAATCCCATGCCGATGTCATGGACAAGGCAAACGACGCCGTACGGATCGACGCGGACCAAATCAGAGCCCAGATCATCGGTGAAGGCGGAAACCTCGGCGTCACGGCCCGAGGCCGTGTCCAGGCATCACTGTCCGGTGTCCGGATCAACGCCGACGCCGTCGATAATTCCGCCGGTGTCGACTGTTCCGACCACGAGGTCAATATCAAGATCCTCCTTGACGCCGCTGTAGCTGCAGGAGACATCCCTGCGGCCGACAGGGCAGAGATCCTGCGGGCCATGACCAACGACGTCGCACAAGCCGTGCTGGCCAACAATTACGAACAGAACTTCGCGCTCGGAACGACTGCCGCCCACACCTCGTCAATGACCCGGGTCTACCTGCGGGCGATGAAATTCATGGAGGACAAAGGCCGGCTCCACCGCGGCCTGGACTCGATGCCCAGCGACGAGGAAATCCTGCGCCGCCTTGATGAAGGGCAGAGTCTTGCCCGCCCGGAAATCTGCATTCTTCTTGCCCACATGAAGTCCTCCCTGAGCCAGGAAATCCTTGCCAGTGACATCCCCGACGAAGCCTGGGCTCAGCAGGAACTGGACGACTACTTCCCTGACCAGCTCCTGGAGATGGCGCGGCACCACGTTCAAGCACATCCCCTGAAACGGGAAATCATCGCCACGTCCCTGGCCAACCGTATCCTGAACCACTCAGGCGTCACTTTCGTGTTTCGCCTCTGCGAAGAGACCCGCGCCACCGAAATCGACGCTATCAAGGCCTACTTCATTTCCGCCAGGATCTGGGACCAGCCCGAATTCTTCCGCTATATGCGCAGCCTGGACGGCAAAGTCCCTGCCTCCGCGCAGGAAAGAATGGACCGGATCATGCGCCGCTTGCTGGACAGGTCCAGCCGGTGGTTCCTCAAGCACCAGACAGGAACCCTGGATGTCACAGCAGAAGTAGCCAAGTACAAACGGCCCGTCGAAAAACTGTCCGCACAATTGCAGACGCTGCTGCGTCCGGGCCAGCTCCAAGGAATCAATGACAAAGCCGCGGAGCTGACAAACCTTGGAGTCCCACGCAACTTCGCAGAGAAGTCCGCCGCCCTGCTGTATCAGTACCCCCTGCTGGACGTCGCCGAAGCCGCGGCCAACACAGGCATCCCAGCCGCGCAGCTGGCCACCACTTACTTCGACCTATTCGAACAAATCGAAGGCAGCCGACTGCTCGGGCGTATCGATTCCCTGCCCCGAAACGATCCATGGGAAACCATGGCCCGGGCGGCACTGCGCGAAGACTTCTACGACGTACTCTCCAGCGCCTCCACCGCCCTAGCCGCCCCACAATACGGACGCTCCGCGCAGGCACCGAACCCCGTCGTCGAAAGTCGGCTCGGGCTCATCACGGATGCCATCGCTGAACTTACAGGTCGGGAACCCTCGACGAACCCGGACTTTGAAATCCTCACCATCGTGCTGCGTACCCTCAGAAGCATGCGTGCGGCAGCCTTTGCGCCCCGCTAA
- a CDS encoding ATP-binding protein: MHSWRIRELQREDLDQLITLWHSSRDGHLHSVYSISDILAAAADGKSVGAFIGADLVGAVVFRIQADRAWILMLGQAPEWRNQGLGSSLISALEESLAETQVVKISALLPAKETRVQAFHNSGFGPQEELVYFERGVPVQPKEIQTLERLGGTPSPRGLWEDMGGMQHEKELIERRLILPLAKEELARSLGVVPPRSVVLFGPPGTGKTTFAKAVASRLGWPFVEVFPSRLASDPNGLAAALRQTFQDISHLEHAVVFIDEVEEIAAQRSEGQPSPLQGVTNELLKTIPAFRAKEGRLLICATNFIRSLDQAFLRHGRFDYVIPIGLPDFDARRAIWERYIPDRASEHVDIEVLAKSTERFSPADIEFAARKASQHALEEEVYGTPGEDADTALQTRIYLEAIAQTRATASEKTVTDFLEDIRRLGRT; the protein is encoded by the coding sequence ATGCACTCCTGGCGCATCCGAGAATTGCAACGCGAAGACCTTGACCAATTAATCACGCTCTGGCACTCCTCCCGGGACGGGCACCTTCACTCGGTCTACAGCATCTCGGACATCCTCGCCGCAGCCGCAGACGGTAAAAGCGTTGGGGCATTCATCGGCGCTGACCTCGTCGGAGCCGTAGTATTCCGCATTCAGGCAGACCGGGCATGGATCCTCATGCTCGGCCAAGCCCCCGAGTGGCGCAATCAAGGTCTGGGCAGCTCGCTGATCTCGGCGCTGGAGGAAAGCCTCGCCGAGACCCAAGTCGTCAAGATCTCCGCGCTCCTGCCCGCAAAGGAAACCCGGGTCCAGGCCTTCCATAACAGCGGATTCGGACCCCAGGAAGAACTCGTCTACTTCGAACGCGGCGTCCCCGTCCAGCCCAAGGAAATCCAAACCCTGGAACGCCTTGGCGGAACACCATCCCCCCGAGGGCTGTGGGAAGACATGGGAGGGATGCAACACGAGAAGGAACTGATCGAACGCAGGCTCATCCTGCCCCTGGCCAAGGAAGAACTCGCCCGCTCCCTCGGTGTCGTGCCGCCCCGCTCCGTTGTGCTGTTCGGCCCACCCGGCACCGGAAAGACGACGTTCGCAAAAGCCGTAGCCTCACGGCTCGGATGGCCTTTTGTTGAAGTCTTCCCCTCGCGCCTGGCCTCGGACCCCAACGGACTCGCTGCTGCTCTCCGCCAGACCTTCCAAGACATCTCGCACCTGGAACACGCTGTGGTGTTCATCGATGAAGTCGAGGAAATTGCCGCCCAACGAAGTGAAGGTCAACCATCGCCTTTACAAGGGGTCACCAACGAACTCCTCAAAACGATTCCGGCCTTCCGCGCCAAAGAAGGCCGGCTGCTGATCTGTGCAACAAACTTCATCCGCTCCCTGGACCAAGCCTTCCTTCGCCACGGCCGGTTTGACTACGTCATTCCCATCGGCCTGCCTGACTTCGATGCCCGCAGGGCCATCTGGGAACGGTACATACCCGACCGCGCCAGCGAGCACGTCGACATCGAAGTCCTCGCCAAAAGCACCGAGCGGTTCTCCCCAGCTGACATCGAATTCGCAGCCCGCAAAGCCTCCCAGCACGCCCTGGAAGAAGAGGTGTACGGCACCCCCGGAGAAGACGCGGACACCGCACTACAAACCCGGATTTACCTCGAAGCCATTGCCCAGACCCGGGCAACCGCTAGTGAGAAAACAGTCACCGACTTCCTCGAGGACATCCGCCGGCTGGGACGTACTTAA
- a CDS encoding ABC transporter permease, protein MTEFPTRAVHVPEITVRESSPTPNAALQPPRAMSPWLSFAIRRGASLIVTFLALVVVSFMIVQLIPGDPAFAIAGANADLADVERVRRELGLDLPLGQQFLTYVGQVLSGDLGTSFIYRQPVATVIMSRLPFTATIAVAGIITVLLISIPLGMVVGLLTRAGRRGWLDTAFGVITGFLDSIPGYVVATLLVIFFALGIGFFPMLPPAYSTRMVAESFVLPVAALVIGPICTVSRVVRRETAVVLENDYMRTARGWRIPASKQYVKWALPNLLTTTLTLSGLIFSGMIGGAIVIESVFALPGLGTGIIKAILDRDYPVIQGMVIVIGMIAATINLLVDVVLGLIDSRNLGGSHANT, encoded by the coding sequence ATGACTGAATTCCCAACCCGGGCGGTGCATGTCCCCGAGATCACCGTCCGCGAATCATCTCCAACGCCCAACGCTGCGCTCCAACCACCCAGGGCAATGTCTCCTTGGCTGTCCTTCGCCATCCGGCGCGGAGCGAGCCTCATCGTCACCTTCCTCGCATTAGTGGTGGTGTCCTTCATGATCGTCCAACTCATTCCTGGCGATCCGGCATTTGCCATCGCCGGAGCCAACGCCGACCTTGCCGATGTTGAACGGGTTCGGCGGGAATTGGGCCTCGACCTTCCCCTCGGCCAGCAGTTCCTGACGTACGTAGGCCAAGTCCTGTCGGGTGATCTCGGCACATCATTCATCTACCGTCAGCCAGTGGCCACCGTCATCATGAGCCGTTTGCCATTCACAGCAACCATCGCCGTTGCGGGCATCATCACTGTTTTATTGATTTCCATCCCACTGGGCATGGTTGTAGGACTCCTCACCAGAGCTGGACGGCGAGGCTGGTTGGATACCGCATTCGGTGTCATCACAGGCTTCCTCGATTCCATCCCGGGTTACGTAGTGGCGACGTTGCTCGTGATTTTCTTCGCTTTGGGCATTGGGTTCTTCCCGATGCTTCCACCCGCTTACTCCACCAGGATGGTGGCTGAATCCTTCGTGCTCCCCGTGGCAGCTCTCGTCATCGGTCCCATTTGTACGGTGTCCAGAGTTGTCCGGCGCGAAACTGCGGTGGTACTGGAAAACGACTACATGCGGACTGCCCGCGGATGGCGGATTCCGGCATCCAAGCAGTACGTGAAGTGGGCGCTTCCTAACCTGCTGACCACAACCCTCACACTGAGCGGCCTGATCTTCAGCGGAATGATTGGCGGAGCCATTGTTATCGAGTCCGTTTTCGCACTCCCGGGACTCGGGACAGGAATCATCAAAGCAATTCTTGACCGCGACTACCCGGTCATTCAAGGCATGGTCATTGTCATTGGCATGATCGCCGCCACGATCAATCTGCTGGTGGACGTCGTGCTTGGCCTCATCGACTCCCGGAATCTTGGAGGTAGCCATGCAAACACGTAG
- a CDS encoding ABC transporter substrate-binding protein, which translates to MHHRAYISVAAVTAAAFVVSGCSGGANDGTAPLTDTVNVSLATDPSSFDPALARSQDDYTVAPLLFDTLLRKDDDGALVGGLASKWDAIDASNYTLQIRDDAKCADGTPITPTVVAASLSRFAAPETGSSGRSLAFGAAKAIFAADDASGTVTASLSAGWSDFLTGLALPQSGIVCPAGLADLKGLSAGTVQGAFSGPYTLESAQPAVTYKLALRGDYSAWPKFSKPLEGSAANKVVFTPISEYSTIATQLLAGSLDIGGVADENVARFKDNDGFTQQSASNNTTYILFNERPGTVFADRPDLRKAVAQAIDPKAFSDIISDSRGKPTLSVGSENIKCVNTDTSLITPLDPGAAAKVLAGVKIRIVGTTFLTEGNEYVAEALRKAGADVDVKSLDNAAWSALTGKGGTEWDINVQGDNNLMGTLASSLLRVMGPPAESGGRNKTGAINDEGYSALVAGMNAIDATEQCAAFKGAQASFLERVDAVPLATLPYVTVAAKGFSIRKFGEYMDPATIRINK; encoded by the coding sequence ATGCACCACCGCGCGTATATTTCAGTCGCCGCCGTAACAGCGGCGGCCTTCGTGGTTTCCGGCTGCAGCGGCGGCGCCAATGACGGCACCGCACCCTTGACGGACACCGTGAATGTTTCGCTCGCGACGGACCCTTCGTCCTTTGACCCCGCGCTGGCCCGCAGCCAGGACGACTACACAGTTGCGCCACTTCTTTTCGATACTCTCCTTCGCAAGGACGATGATGGAGCCTTGGTCGGAGGCCTGGCAAGCAAGTGGGACGCAATCGATGCATCCAACTACACACTCCAGATCCGGGACGATGCTAAGTGTGCCGATGGAACACCCATCACCCCGACTGTGGTCGCGGCTTCCCTCAGCCGATTCGCAGCGCCCGAAACCGGCTCTTCCGGCCGGTCCCTCGCATTTGGAGCCGCCAAAGCCATCTTCGCCGCGGACGATGCCTCCGGTACCGTTACGGCATCATTGTCGGCCGGCTGGTCTGATTTCCTCACAGGACTGGCTCTGCCTCAATCAGGCATCGTTTGTCCCGCCGGTCTCGCTGATCTCAAGGGCTTGTCAGCTGGTACGGTGCAGGGCGCCTTCTCAGGGCCCTACACTTTGGAATCTGCCCAACCGGCCGTGACATACAAGCTGGCACTGCGGGGCGACTACAGTGCGTGGCCCAAGTTCAGCAAACCCCTGGAAGGGTCCGCGGCTAACAAAGTGGTCTTCACGCCGATCAGCGAATACTCCACGATCGCCACCCAATTGCTCGCTGGAAGCTTGGACATCGGAGGTGTGGCCGATGAAAACGTAGCCCGCTTCAAAGACAACGATGGATTTACCCAGCAAAGCGCCTCCAACAACACTACGTACATACTTTTCAACGAACGCCCTGGCACAGTCTTCGCGGACAGGCCCGACCTCCGAAAGGCAGTCGCCCAGGCAATCGATCCGAAGGCCTTCAGCGACATCATCAGCGACTCAAGGGGAAAGCCGACCCTCTCCGTCGGATCGGAAAACATCAAGTGCGTGAACACCGACACTTCTCTGATCACGCCCCTTGACCCTGGCGCGGCAGCCAAGGTCTTGGCCGGCGTCAAGATCCGTATTGTGGGCACCACCTTCCTCACAGAAGGAAACGAGTACGTTGCCGAAGCCCTTCGCAAAGCGGGCGCAGATGTGGACGTGAAGTCGCTGGACAATGCTGCGTGGTCCGCTCTGACAGGCAAGGGTGGCACTGAGTGGGATATCAACGTCCAAGGCGACAACAACCTCATGGGCACCCTCGCTTCTTCACTGCTCCGGGTAATGGGCCCTCCTGCTGAGTCCGGCGGCCGCAACAAGACCGGGGCCATCAACGACGAAGGATACTCTGCCCTTGTTGCAGGTATGAATGCCATTGACGCAACCGAACAATGCGCCGCGTTCAAAGGAGCACAGGCTTCCTTCCTGGAGCGTGTTGACGCGGTCCCGTTGGCCACGCTTCCGTATGTCACAGTCGCTGCTAAAGGTTTCAGCATCCGTAAGTTCGGCGAGTACATGGATCCGGCCACGATCCGGATCAACAAATAG
- a CDS encoding Lrp/AsnC family transcriptional regulator encodes MADALDFQIINALQIHPRVSWAQLSKVLAVDASTISRRWSALISERRAWMTCYDSGAPKTRNGGVSALVEVRCVSGRRSEVIEELASKPPIFSVNCTSGSRDLFVLISTLSLVETDRYVDEHIASIPGIIATQTHYLRKVFFEGSSWRLQALSQAQVKSLENLRPSAKNVERKAAYEEIIRALQTDARRTAADVQAETGRSIAVVARDIDAVLSADWVRWQVDFAQQLMGWSAAAVLWLNVNRTDQDRVVDSLTRLNQARFCALVTGKANLAVLLWLHDLEELDNIEHRITAAYPHIEIHDRWIVPRIAKRLGHILDVDSSHLRFVPLDGGDNVLED; translated from the coding sequence ATGGCAGATGCTCTGGATTTCCAAATTATCAACGCCCTGCAGATCCACCCCCGAGTCTCGTGGGCCCAGCTCAGCAAGGTCTTGGCGGTAGATGCTTCCACGATCTCCCGGCGATGGAGCGCCCTGATTTCCGAGAGGAGAGCATGGATGACGTGCTACGACAGCGGAGCGCCCAAGACGAGGAATGGTGGGGTGTCCGCGCTCGTTGAAGTTCGCTGCGTGTCCGGCCGTCGCAGCGAGGTCATTGAGGAGCTGGCCAGCAAACCCCCGATCTTCAGCGTCAATTGCACCTCTGGTTCAAGGGATCTCTTCGTGCTGATATCGACTCTCAGTCTTGTTGAAACTGATCGCTACGTTGATGAGCACATAGCGTCGATCCCTGGAATCATCGCGACGCAGACCCACTATCTGCGCAAAGTGTTCTTTGAGGGTTCGAGCTGGCGTCTCCAGGCACTTAGCCAGGCGCAGGTGAAATCGCTTGAGAATCTGAGGCCTTCGGCGAAGAATGTGGAGCGGAAAGCGGCCTACGAGGAGATCATCAGGGCACTCCAGACAGATGCCCGCCGAACAGCGGCCGACGTCCAAGCCGAAACTGGCCGGTCAATTGCTGTGGTGGCGAGGGACATTGATGCGGTACTTTCTGCCGACTGGGTGCGTTGGCAGGTCGACTTCGCTCAGCAGCTCATGGGATGGTCCGCTGCGGCTGTACTGTGGCTCAATGTGAACCGGACGGACCAGGATCGTGTGGTGGATTCCCTGACGAGGCTGAATCAAGCCAGATTCTGCGCTTTGGTGACAGGCAAGGCGAACTTGGCCGTCCTCCTGTGGCTGCACGACTTGGAAGAGTTGGACAACATTGAGCACAGGATCACGGCCGCCTACCCGCATATCGAAATCCACGACCGCTGGATCGTTCCGCGGATTGCCAAGAGGCTGGGTCATATTCTCGACGTCGACAGCAGTCACTTGAGGTTTGTGCCGTTGGATGGAGGCGACAACGTTCTTGAGGATTGA
- a CDS encoding helix-turn-helix domain-containing protein: MPTPETNGSNRTLERAAAILDAVGRSAVSASELARQTGLSASTTHRLALQMVDYGFLRRTDGGAFRLGDRFVRSALENAGLPVLRELRDQTGETAQLWVKRGDERVCLLSADSQHELRAILPIGARLPLPQGSSGRLLAADEETLTELAEVGWIESVGIRTPGLGSISAPVQTEEGIIAAVCLAMPLARVVKSPGQDYGDQVISAALTIADAVDRRRQTL, encoded by the coding sequence ATGCCCACACCTGAAACCAACGGAAGCAACCGCACCTTGGAGCGCGCCGCCGCCATCCTCGATGCCGTCGGCCGGTCCGCCGTGTCAGCCAGTGAACTGGCACGACAGACCGGCCTATCGGCGTCCACTACACACCGGCTGGCCCTGCAGATGGTGGACTATGGTTTCCTGCGCCGCACCGACGGCGGCGCATTTCGGCTGGGAGACCGGTTCGTGAGATCCGCACTGGAAAACGCCGGGTTGCCAGTCCTCCGCGAGCTACGCGACCAAACCGGCGAAACCGCACAACTATGGGTGAAGCGAGGAGACGAACGCGTATGCCTGCTCAGTGCCGACAGCCAGCACGAACTCCGCGCAATCCTGCCAATAGGAGCACGGCTTCCACTCCCCCAAGGCTCCAGCGGCAGGCTTTTAGCGGCCGACGAGGAAACTCTCACCGAACTTGCCGAAGTCGGTTGGATCGAGTCGGTCGGTATCCGAACCCCGGGTCTGGGGTCGATCAGTGCCCCGGTGCAAACCGAGGAAGGAATCATCGCAGCCGTCTGCTTGGCCATGCCCCTTGCCCGTGTGGTCAAATCACCCGGCCAAGACTACGGCGACCAAGTAATTAGCGCAGCACTAACAATCGCGGACGCCGTTGATCGAAGAAGACAGACTCTATAA